A section of the Cylindrospermum stagnale PCC 7417 genome encodes:
- a CDS encoding AraC family transcriptional regulator has product MNAAKTSEKSDIDLMNDPQAKREADRAQANRDELTARIAQVIRRDGTIEPLKGLHFNRSSSPSPCVHSVSIPAFCIIAQGSKEVLLGCDRYQYDPMHYLLATVELPIVSQILEASKAQPYLSLRLDLDPTLVGSVMVEAGYPSSRSRADVKAIDVSPLDTNLLDAVVRLVRLLDSPNEAHVLAPLIKREIIYRLLMGEQGNRLRYIAVLGGYTYHIARAVARLRKDFKEPIKIESIARELGMSVSGFHHHFKSVTAMSPLQFQKQLRLQEARRLMLGENLDASSAAYRVGYDDASHFNREYKRLFGAPPMRDVERLREAARETASSI; this is encoded by the coding sequence ATGAACGCTGCCAAAACGAGTGAAAAGTCCGATATCGATTTAATGAACGACCCGCAGGCAAAGCGCGAGGCAGACAGAGCGCAAGCTAACAGAGATGAACTGACTGCCCGTATTGCACAGGTTATTCGTCGTGATGGGACGATTGAGCCGCTCAAAGGATTGCACTTCAACCGCTCCTCCTCGCCTTCTCCATGTGTTCATAGTGTTTCTATCCCTGCCTTTTGTATAATTGCCCAAGGCAGCAAAGAAGTTCTTCTGGGGTGCGATCGCTATCAGTACGACCCGATGCATTATCTGCTGGCTACGGTCGAACTGCCGATTGTCAGCCAAATTCTGGAAGCGTCCAAGGCGCAACCGTACCTTAGCCTTCGCCTCGATCTCGACCCCACTCTCGTTGGCTCAGTCATGGTTGAGGCAGGGTATCCCTCATCGCGCAGCCGTGCTGATGTGAAAGCGATTGACGTCAGTCCGTTGGATACAAATCTGTTGGACGCTGTGGTGCGGCTCGTCAGGCTTCTAGATTCCCCGAATGAAGCTCATGTTCTCGCACCACTGATTAAGCGGGAAATCATTTACCGGCTCCTGATGGGAGAGCAAGGTAATCGGCTCCGTTATATTGCAGTTCTGGGTGGCTATACTTACCACATCGCCAGAGCCGTCGCGCGACTTCGTAAAGACTTTAAGGAGCCGATCAAGATTGAAAGCATCGCCCGAGAACTGGGAATGAGTGTTTCTGGCTTCCACCATCATTTCAAGTCTGTCACTGCCATGAGTCCCTTGCAGTTCCAGAAGCAACTGCGGCTACAGGAGGCTCGCCGTCTGATGCTGGGGGAAAACCTTGACGCTAGCAGTGCTGCCTACCGTGTGGGTTATGACGATGCCTCCCACTTTAACCGGGAGTACAAGCGGCTCTTTGGTGCACCACCGATGCGCGATGTGGAGCGGCTGCGAGAAGCTGCTAGGGAGACTGCTAGTTCTATATGA